In Novosphingobium sp. RL4, the sequence TCGTCGCGCCGGCCTGCATGGCGGGCGTCATGACCAATCTCGCGCTGCTGGCGCGCCATGCCGAGACCCTTCGCGGGACGACGAAGTGAAATCCGCCCGCGAGATTGCCGAGGCCGTTCGCAGCGGCCGGACAAGCGCCGTGCAGGTGGTGGAGCAGTGCCTTGCCGCGCTGCCCGCCCCCGGCGCCGATCCGCTGGTGGCGATCACGCGGCTGCTGCCCGCGCGTGCCCTTGCCGAGGCGGCGGCGGTCGACGCCGCGATCGCGGCGGGCAAGGACCCCGGACCGCTCGCCGGTGTGCCTTACGGGGTGAAGGACCTGTTCGACGTGGCCGGGCTGCCGACCACGGCGGGCTCCTCGATCTATGCCGAGGCGCCGGCCGCGCTTGCCGATGCCGAGGCTGTTGCGCGGCTGCGCTCTGCCGGCGCGGTGATGGTGGCCACGCTCAACATGGACGAGTTCGCCTACGGCTTCGCCACGATCAACGCGCGCCACGGCACCACCCGCAATCCTCACGATCCCTCCCGCCTTGCCGGCGGTTCCTCGGGCGGCTCGGCGGCGATGGTCGCGGCCGGGCTGCTCGCGTTTTCGCTGGGATCGGACACCAACGGCTCGGTGCGCGTGCCCGCCAGCCTCACCGGGATCTACGGGCTTAAGCCTTCGCATGGCGACCTTCCGCTGGCAGGCGTGTTTCCCTTCGCCGAGAGTTTCGACGACGTGGGGCCGTTCACCGCCACAGCGGCGGACATGGCGCTCGTGTGGGAAGTGCTATCGGGCCGCAGCGCGCAAGACGGGGATCGTCCGCTGCGCCTCGGCCGTCTGGGCGGCCGCTTCCGCGAGAATGCCGATGCCGACCAGCTCGCCGCGATCGACGCCATCGCGCCCGATGCCCCGCAGGTCGAACTGCCGGACATCGCCCGCGCCCGTTCGGCGGCGTTCCTCATTACCGCCTTCGAAGGCGGCAACCTCCATCGCCATGCCCTGACCGAACAGGCCATGGCCTTCGATCCCGCAACGCGGGACCGTCTCCTCGCAGGTGCGTTGCTGCCCCGCGCGCTCTACGAGGAGGCGGTAGCTTTCCGCCATGCCTTCCGGGAACGGATCGCCTTGATGATGGCGGATTTCGATGTGCTGCTGGCGCCCGCAACGCCTTGTGCGGCCCCGCTCATCGCAGATCCGCGCATCGAGATCGACGGCGCGCTTTCGCCCGCGCGGGCGGATCTGGGCATTCACACGCAGCCGATCAGCTTCACCAGCCTGCCCTCGCTTGCCGTGCCGCTGCACCGGCCGGGGCGATTGCCGCTGGGCCTGCAACTGATCGGCGCGCCGGACGGGGAACCGGCCCTGCTGCGCTGCGCCGCGCAGCTTGAACGACAGGGAATTATCGGGGTGAGCGAGCCCATCCGCTCGCTGCAAGGGGCAGACAGGTGACACAAGTGGACATGACGGCGGACGACGAACCGGGCACGCCGCCCGCAGGACCCGGCGCGGGCGCGCTGGAGCGCTGGTTTTCGCTGAAGGAGCGCGGCACCACCGCCCGTACCGAGGTTCTGGCGGGCGTGACCACGTTCCTGACCATGGCCTATATCGTGCTGGTCAATCCGGCGATCCTGGGCACGGCGGGAATGCCGGTCGCCTCGGTCGCGGCCGCAACCTGCTTTGCCGCCGCCTTCGCCTCGATCCTGATGGGCTTCGTGGCCAATACGCCGCTGGCGCTGGCGCCGGGCATGGGGCTCAACGCCTATTTCAGCTTCACCGTCGTCCAGCAGATGGGCGTGCCCTGGCCGGTGGCGCTGGGCTGCGTGTTCATATCGGGCGTGGCGTTCCTCGTCCTGACCGTTACCGGCGTGCGCCAGCTGATCGTCGCCTCGATCCCGCAATATCTCTTCGCGGCGGTGGCGGGCGGCATCGGCCTGTTCATCGGCTTCATCGGCTTCAAGGATGCCGGCATCGTCGTTGCCAATCCCGCGACTTTCGTGGCGCTCGGCGATCTCAAGGCGCCCGGCGCGGCGCTGGCGCTGATGGGGCTGGCGGTGATCGGCGCGCTCAGCGTGTGGAACGTGCGCGGGGCGATGCTGATCGGCATCCTGGCGACCAGCGTGGTCGGCTGGCTCTGCGGGATGGTCTCGGTCTCGCCGGAACCCTATTCGCTCGAAGCCCTGACCGGCACGGCCTTCAAGCTGGACCTTGCGGGCGTCTTCGGCCTTTCCGGCAGCCATGGCCTGGGTCTGCTGGAGATCCTTTTCGTGTTCCTCTTCGTCGACCTGTTCGACAATATCGGAACCCTCGTGGCGGTGACCAAGCGCGCCGGGCTGATGGACGAGAACGGCCGCATCCCGCGCCTCAACCGCATCCTCATCACCGATGCCACCGCCACCATCGTCGGCTCGATGGCGGGCACCAGCACGGTGACCTCCTATGTGGAAAGCGCGGCGGGCGTGCAGGAAGGCGGGCGCACCGGCCTGACCGCCGTGGTCACCGGCCTGCTGTTCCTGGCCACCATGTTCGTGGCGCCTTACGCCCAGCTCATTCCCCTGGCGGCAACCGCGCCCGCGCTCATCATCGTCGGCGGGCTGATGCTGCTGCCGCTGACCGAGGTGGAATGGGAAGATCCGCTGGCGGCGATCCCCGCCTTCCTCACGGTGGCGATGATCCCGCTCACCTTCTCGATCGCCAACGGCCTCGCCTTCGGCATCACCGCCCATGCCGGGCTCAAGATCGTGCGCGGCACCATCGAGAAGAAGGACTGGTTCCTGCTGGTGCTGGCCCTGCTGTTCATCGCCCGCTTCGTCTGGATGGGAGCCGCCTGATGCGCG encodes:
- a CDS encoding AtzE family amidohydrolase, whose amino-acid sequence is MKSAREIAEAVRSGRTSAVQVVEQCLAALPAPGADPLVAITRLLPARALAEAAAVDAAIAAGKDPGPLAGVPYGVKDLFDVAGLPTTAGSSIYAEAPAALADAEAVARLRSAGAVMVATLNMDEFAYGFATINARHGTTRNPHDPSRLAGGSSGGSAAMVAAGLLAFSLGSDTNGSVRVPASLTGIYGLKPSHGDLPLAGVFPFAESFDDVGPFTATAADMALVWEVLSGRSAQDGDRPLRLGRLGGRFRENADADQLAAIDAIAPDAPQVELPDIARARSAAFLITAFEGGNLHRHALTEQAMAFDPATRDRLLAGALLPRALYEEAVAFRHAFRERIALMMADFDVLLAPATPCAAPLIADPRIEIDGALSPARADLGIHTQPISFTSLPSLAVPLHRPGRLPLGLQLIGAPDGEPALLRCAAQLERQGIIGVSEPIRSLQGADR
- a CDS encoding NCS2 family permease; amino-acid sequence: MTADDEPGTPPAGPGAGALERWFSLKERGTTARTEVLAGVTTFLTMAYIVLVNPAILGTAGMPVASVAAATCFAAAFASILMGFVANTPLALAPGMGLNAYFSFTVVQQMGVPWPVALGCVFISGVAFLVLTVTGVRQLIVASIPQYLFAAVAGGIGLFIGFIGFKDAGIVVANPATFVALGDLKAPGAALALMGLAVIGALSVWNVRGAMLIGILATSVVGWLCGMVSVSPEPYSLEALTGTAFKLDLAGVFGLSGSHGLGLLEILFVFLFVDLFDNIGTLVAVTKRAGLMDENGRIPRLNRILITDATATIVGSMAGTSTVTSYVESAAGVQEGGRTGLTAVVTGLLFLATMFVAPYAQLIPLAATAPALIIVGGLMLLPLTEVEWEDPLAAIPAFLTVAMIPLTFSIANGLAFGITAHAGLKIVRGTIEKKDWFLLVLALLFIARFVWMGAA